DNA from Desulfovibrio sp. X2:
ACGAGAACACGGTCATGGTCCTGCCCAAGCACCTGGACGAGGAGGTCGCGCGCCTGCACCTCGACCGCCTGGGCGCGAAGCTGACCCGGCTCACCGCCGAGCAGGCCAGGTACCTCGGCGTGCCGGAGAACGGCCCCTTCAAGACCGAGCACTACCGCTACTAGCCCGGGCCGCGACGCCCCCCTGAAAACGCAGGCGGGGAGCTGAACCATCCGGTTCCGCTCCCCGCCTTTTTTCGCAGCCTCGAAAAGATCCGGGCGGGCGCTCAGCCCTTGCCCTTGACGGGCTCGTCCGTGCCCAGCGCGGCCATGAGCTCCACCTGCGCCGCGTCGAACTCCCTGAAGGTGAAGTCGTAGCCTTCGGACCTGATGTACTCCCAGCGGGCCTCGTGGTCGGCCCTGTCCTCCACGGCCGCCTTGAAGGCCGCGTCGTCCCGCATGCGCTGCATGTAGGCCTTGGCGCTCTCGATGGACATGCATTCCTCCTTGCCGGGCTTCTTCTCCGGGTGTTTTTTCCGAAAATGATAAAATAGCGCATTTCCGGCCCCAGGCAAGGCGGAGGCGAAAAAAGATGGCCTGCTTCTGCCGATCGGGCCGAAACGGTGGCCGCGGGTCGGGGGAGGTCGGGGGGAGATCGGGGGAGGTCGGGAGCGGGGCGGACGGGGAAGCGGCTCAGTCCTCGCCGGTCTTGCCCACGGCAGTGCCCTGGGCGGTGCCCTCGGCAAGGCCGAAGCGCTTCATCTGGCTCCAGACGCTGGTGCGCGAGATGCCGAGGAGCCTGGCCGCGGCCGAGCGGTTGCCCCCGGTGCGGCGCAGGGCCTGGACGAGGCGCTGCCGCTTGATGGCCTCGAGGTCGCCGAGGCCTTCGGCCTGCTCGGCGGGCTGCGTCTCGCCCGTCTCCTCCGGACCGGGGGTCGGCCCGGGCGTCGGCCCGGGAGCCGGAACAAGGCACGGCGGCGTGCGGCGCACCACGGCCGGGGGCAGGTCCTCGGGCTCGATCACCGCGCCCCGGCAGGAGACGAAGGCGTACTCGAAGGCGCTCCTGAGCTCGCGCACGTTGCCCGGCCAGTCGTAGGCCAGGAGCGCCTCCATGGCGCGGTGCGAGACGCCCTCGATGGCCTTGCCGCTGCGAAGCCTGATACGCTGGAAAAAGGAGGTGGCGAGCAGCGGAATGTCCTCGGCGCGCTCCCTGAGCGGCGGCATCCAGATGGGGATGACGTTGATGCGGTAGTAGAAGTCCTCACGGAACGAGCCCTTGGCGATGAGCGCGGGCAGGTCGCGGTTGGTGGCCGAGATGATGCGCGCGTCCACGGGGATGGGCCGCTGGTCGCCCACGCGCTCGATGACCTTGTCCTCGAGCACGCGCAGGAGCTTCACCTGGGTGGAGAGCGGCAGGTCGCCGATCTCGTCGAGGAATATGTCGCCCGTGTGCGCGGCCTCGAAGCGGCCCACGCGGTCGCGGTGCGCGCCGGTGTAGGCCCCGCGCACGTGGCCGAAGAGCTCGGACTCCAGCAGGGACTCGTTGAGCGCCGCGCAGTTGACCTTGACGAAGGGGCCGGAGCTTCGCTGCCCGGCCTCGTGCACGGCGCGCGCGGCCAGCTCCTTGCCCGTGCCGGACTCGCCGTAGACGATGACCGGCGCGTCGGACTGCGCGGCGTCCAGGATCAGGTCGAAGACGCGCTGCATGGCGGCGGAGCGGCCGATGAGGCCGTGGAAGCGCTCCTCGGAGTCGAGCTCGCGGCGGATGGTCTCGATCTGCGTCTCCTTGTCCACCAGCTCGCTCACGTCGGTCACGGTCTCCACCGCGCCGCGCACCCCGCCCGCCGCGTCCTTCAGCACCGAGGCGTTCTTCAGCACGTGCAGCATCCGGCCGTCCTTGCGCCTGAGCACGCAGCGCTGGCCCCGAAGCTCGCCGCGGCGGAACATGGCGCAGAAGTGGCAGTCCCCGTCCTGCTTGCCCTTTTCGCGCGCCACCACGCAGGCCGAGCACTCGAGCACCGCGCAGGAGCGGCCGGAGAGCTCGGCCAGGGAGTAGCCGGAGATGCGCTCGAAGGCCTCGTTGACCCACCGGATGCGGCCGTCCGGGGCCACGACCATGACGCCGTCCTGGATGGTGTCGATGATCACCTTCCAGTACTCGTCCATGGGGAATTCCCTTGGGGAAAACTTCTCGGGGTGCAGCACTTCCATGGGTTCGTCCGCGAATCTGCCCTGAAGTCCGGCCGTCATGTGTCCGCCCGGACACCGGGTGTCCACATCCGCCAAGGTGTAAAGTTTGTGAACGGATATTCTGTCCAGACAGTTAACACCTGAACACCTGCTTGCCAACCGCCGGGCCTGAAAAAAGCCTTCACGGCAACCGTCAGCGCCTCGTTACGCCAACCATTTCAGTTAAATACGATTTCGTTCCCTCGGACCGGCCGCGGCTGGCACCGAACTTGATCTCCCTGATCCCCAGGATGCCTCCGGCCGGACGGCGACCGGGTCCGCAGGGACCTGTCCGGGCCTTCCCCTCGTCCGGCCGCGCAGCCACGAAACGACACCCCGACAAACAGGAGAAACACCATGTCCGACGTCGATCTCGCCTCCATCGCCACCGCGGCAGTCGCCGACGCCAGGGGCAGCGCCTGCCCCGGCCCGCTCCTCGAAGCCAAAAAGGGCATCGGCAAGGTCAAGGTGGGCGAGGTGCTGGAGGTCTACTCCAACGACTCCGGCACGCGCACCGACATCCCGGCCTGGGCCGCCAAGGTGGGCCACGAGTACCTCGGGCTCGTCGCGGCCGACGGCTACGACAAGCACTACGTGCGCAGGAAGAAGTAGGCCCGCCATGGCGACCGCCACCCGCCCGGCAGTCCCGACCGGGAGCAAGATCCTGATCCTGGCCACGGAGAGCTGCGCCTATCCCGGCGCGGACTCCGTGGGCCAGGCCCATTCGAGCTACCCGGCGAACACCTACATCCTGCGCGTGCGCGCGCCGGTGCTCTTTCCGGAGCGCTTCTACCTCGACTGCTTCCGCAAGGGCATCGCGGGCATCATCGTCATGTCCTGCGGCGAGGAGTGCCCCTACGAGGGCGCCTACAAGGCCATGGCCCGGCGGCTGGACCGCGTCTACGCGCTGATGAAGGAAGAGGGGCTGGACATCCGGCGGCTGCGGCTCACGGCCATCTGCACCGTGTGCAACCGGGCCTTCCTGAACGAGGTCAACCAGATGAACGCCGTGGTCCAGGAGCTCGGCCCGCCGGTCTTCGGGAAGCCGCTGGACGCGGACGCGTCGCAGGACGCGCAGACTGCGGGAGGCCGGGCATGAGCGCTCCGAACGCGCGCGAATTCGACACCCTGGTGGTGGGCGGGGGCATAGCGGGCCTTCAGGCCGCGCTGGACCTCGCGGACCAGGGCTTTTCCGTGGCCGTGGTCGAGAAGGACGCCTCCATCGGCGGCAAGATGATCCGCCTCTCCAAGGTCTTCCCCACGCTCGACTGCGCGAGCTGCATCACCACGCCCAAGATGGCCGCCGCGGCCCACCATCCGCGTATCACCCTCTTCACACTGTGCGACCTGCAAAGCCTCTCCTCCGGCAACGGCGGCGCATTCCCCGTCGCGGCCCGGGTGCGGCAGAACCCGCGCTACGTGGACATGGACGCCTGCATCGGCTGCCGCAAGTGCGAGTACGCCTGCCCGGTCTACGTGAAGGACGCGGAGCAGGGCGGCTTCTCGGCGCGCAAGGCCGTGCGCATCCCCTTTTCCAACGCCATCCCCCAGAAGGCGCTGCTCGACGTCGCGAACTGCATGCTCTGCGGCAAGTGCGCCTCTGTCTGCCCCACGAACGCCATCCGCTACGACGAGGAGCCGCGCGAGTTCGAGCTTGCCGCGCGCACCGCGATCGTGGCCTCGGGCTTCGAGCTGACCGGGATCGGCGACAAGAACCTCTACGGCCGGGGCTCGATTCCGAACGTCGTCGACTCGCTGCAGATGGAGCGCCTGCTGGCCCCGCACGGCCCGTACAACCGCGTGCTCAGGCCCTCGGACGGCAAGGAGCCCGCCTCCATCGCCTACGTGCAGTGCGCGGGCTCGCGAGATCAAAGCCAGGGCATCCCCTACTGCTCGCGCGTGTGCTGCATGTACGCCGTGAAGCAGGCCATGCTGCTCTCCGGCGCCCTGCCCCTGGCGGACGTGACCGTCTACTACATGGACATCCGCGCCTTCGGAAAGAACTACGAGCAGTTCTTCCAGAACGCCAAGGCCATGGGCATCGAGTTCGTGAAGGCCAAGGCCGCGAGCCTGGCCCCGGGCGAGGACGGCGGCGTGGCCGTGCGCTACGAGGACCAGTCGGGTGACGGCACGGCCGTGCGCGAGCACGACATGGTGGTCCTCTCCCTGGGCATGGTGCCCGGCTGGCAGCCCGGCGCCGAATGCGCCGTGCCCCTGGCCGAGGACGGCTTCGTGCGCACCATCCGGCCCAGCACCTCGCCCACCCTGACGGACATTCCGGGCGTCTTCGTGGCCGGGGTGGCGGCCGGGCCCAAGGACATCGTGGACAGCATCGCCGAGGCCGGGGCCGCGGCCATGCAGGCCGCGGCGCACATGACCGAGCAGGCGGCCAGGGTCGCGAACGCGAACGGGGAGGCCCGGTCATGAGCACGTCAGGCAACACGCCTTCGGAGCACAAGGGCGCGGCCAGGGTCGGCGTCTACCTCTGCCGCTGCGGCGGAAACATCTCCGACCACGTGGACGTGGACGCGGTGCGCGAGCGCCTGGCGGCCGTGCCCGGCGTGGCTGCGGCCCGGGTGAACACCTTCATGTGCTCGGACCCCGGGCAGCAGATGATCATGGAGGACCTGCAAAGCGGCCTGGTGGACCGCGTGGTCGTGGCCTCCTGCGCCCCGAGCCTGCACGAGACGACCTTCCGCGCCGCCATCGAGCGCGCGGGCGCCAACCCCTATCTCTACGAGCACGCCAACATCCGCGAGCAGGTCAGCTGGGTGCACCACGGCGAGGCGGCCACGGACAAGGCCACGCTGCTCGTGGCCGCGGCCGCGGCCAAGGCCGCGGGGCTCTGGCCGCTCGAACCCATCCGCGTCCCGGCCCGCCGCCACGTGACCGTGGTCGGCGGCGGCGCGGCGGGCATGCGCGCGGCCCTGGACCTGGCCGGGCGCGGCATCCCCGTGGCCCTGGTGGAGAAGTCGCCCTTCCTCGGCGGCGGCCTCGCGCGCCTCTCCCGCGTCTCGCCCACGGGCCGAAGCGGCGAGGAGCTGGTGCGCGAGCTGGCCGACGCGGTGCTCGCGAACCCCCTGATCGCGGTGCACTCCTGCGCCGAGGTCGCGGGCTTCTCCGGCTACGTGGGCAACTTCAGCCTCTCCGTGCGCCGCACGCCCCCGGACGTTCTGCCGGACATCGGGCCCTCAAGCCTGCCGGAGCCCGGCGGCTACGTGCCCTTTGCGGGCGTGCCGGCCGAGGCCGTGCCAGAGGCCGAAGAGACGCTTGCGCTCGAGACCGGATCCGTGCTCCTGGCCACGGGCTTTTCCTCCTACCGGCCGCAGAGCGGCGAATACGGCGCGGGCGAGCTGCCCGAGGTGGTGACCCTGCCCGAGTTCGCGCGCCTGCTCGGCCAAGGCGAAGGGGACAAGGAACTGGCGGTGAACGGCCGCCCGGTGCGCTCCCTGGCCCTGATCCACTGCGTGGGCAGCCGCCAGATCCCCGGCATCCACGAGGAGCGCGAGGACGGGACCCTGAACGAGTACTGCTCGCGCGTCTGCTGCACCGCAGCGCTGACCGCGGCTGTGACCGTGCGCGAACGCTTCCCCGAAACCCGCGTCTACGACCTCTTCCGCGACATCCGCACCTACGGACGCGGCCAGGAGGACATCTACACCAAGGCCGCTCAGAGCGGCGTGGTCTTCATGCGCTTCGAGGCCGAGGAGCCGCCCGTGGTCGAGAAGGCCGACGGCGGCGGCACGCCGCTTCGCGTGCGCGTCAGGGACACCCTGACCTTCGGCGAGGAGCTCGCGGTCCCCGTGGACCTCGTGGTCCTGGCCACGGGCATGGAGCCCGCGCCTGTCGGCGACCTCGTGGAGATGATGAAGCTGCCCGTGGGCGCGGACCGTTTCCTGCTCGAGGTGCACCCCAAGCTCCGCCCGGTGGAGCTGCCCACCGCAGGGCTGCTGCTCGCAGGCACCTGCCAGGCGCCCATGGACTCCGGCGAGGCCTGCAACACGGCCTCGGCCGCTGCGGCCAAGGCCGCCATCCTGCTCGACCGGGGCGAGGTCAGCCTGAACCCCTTCGTGGCCACGGTGGACCTTGCCCGCTGCGTGGGCACCGGCGCCTGCCCCGGCTTCTGCGTGGACGCCTGTCTCAAGGAAGACGCCCTGCGCATGGTGGAGGTGGAGCAGGACGGAACCACCGTCTCCCGCGCCCAGGTGGAGCCCGCGCTGTGCATGGGCTGCGGCGCCTGCGTCGCGGTCTGCCCTAAGCAGGCCATCGAGGTCTCCGGCTGGGCCCTCTCCCAGTACGAGGCCATGGTCGACGCCATCGTCGACGATACGGTCCTCGGGAACACGGTTCTCGGCGCGCCCGAATCCGCTTCCGAATCCCTGCCCGACCCCGAGGAGGTGAGCGCATGAAGGCGGACCCGAACCTGCTGAAGAGGCTGCGCGCCGAACGCGCGCAGTACGTGGC
Protein-coding regions in this window:
- a CDS encoding Nif11-like leader peptide family natural product precursor, with product MSIESAKAYMQRMRDDAAFKAAVEDRADHEARWEYIRSEGYDFTFREFDAAQVELMAALGTDEPVKGKG
- a CDS encoding sulfurtransferase TusA family protein is translated as MSDVDLASIATAAVADARGSACPGPLLEAKKGIGKVKVGEVLEVYSNDSGTRTDIPAWAAKVGHEYLGLVAADGYDKHYVRRKK
- a CDS encoding sigma-54-dependent Fis family transcriptional regulator encodes the protein MEVLHPEKFSPREFPMDEYWKVIIDTIQDGVMVVAPDGRIRWVNEAFERISGYSLAELSGRSCAVLECSACVVAREKGKQDGDCHFCAMFRRGELRGQRCVLRRKDGRMLHVLKNASVLKDAAGGVRGAVETVTDVSELVDKETQIETIRRELDSEERFHGLIGRSAAMQRVFDLILDAAQSDAPVIVYGESGTGKELAARAVHEAGQRSSGPFVKVNCAALNESLLESELFGHVRGAYTGAHRDRVGRFEAAHTGDIFLDEIGDLPLSTQVKLLRVLEDKVIERVGDQRPIPVDARIISATNRDLPALIAKGSFREDFYYRINVIPIWMPPLRERAEDIPLLATSFFQRIRLRSGKAIEGVSHRAMEALLAYDWPGNVRELRSAFEYAFVSCRGAVIEPEDLPPAVVRRTPPCLVPAPGPTPGPTPGPEETGETQPAEQAEGLGDLEAIKRQRLVQALRRTGGNRSAAARLLGISRTSVWSQMKRFGLAEGTAQGTAVGKTGED
- a CDS encoding FAD-dependent oxidoreductase; translation: MSAPNAREFDTLVVGGGIAGLQAALDLADQGFSVAVVEKDASIGGKMIRLSKVFPTLDCASCITTPKMAAAAHHPRITLFTLCDLQSLSSGNGGAFPVAARVRQNPRYVDMDACIGCRKCEYACPVYVKDAEQGGFSARKAVRIPFSNAIPQKALLDVANCMLCGKCASVCPTNAIRYDEEPREFELAARTAIVASGFELTGIGDKNLYGRGSIPNVVDSLQMERLLAPHGPYNRVLRPSDGKEPASIAYVQCAGSRDQSQGIPYCSRVCCMYAVKQAMLLSGALPLADVTVYYMDIRAFGKNYEQFFQNAKAMGIEFVKAKAASLAPGEDGGVAVRYEDQSGDGTAVREHDMVVLSLGMVPGWQPGAECAVPLAEDGFVRTIRPSTSPTLTDIPGVFVAGVAAGPKDIVDSIAEAGAAAMQAAAHMTEQAARVANANGEARS
- a CDS encoding hydrogenase iron-sulfur subunit; amino-acid sequence: MATATRPAVPTGSKILILATESCAYPGADSVGQAHSSYPANTYILRVRAPVLFPERFYLDCFRKGIAGIIVMSCGEECPYEGAYKAMARRLDRVYALMKEEGLDIRRLRLTAICTVCNRAFLNEVNQMNAVVQELGPPVFGKPLDADASQDAQTAGGRA
- a CDS encoding CoB--CoM heterodisulfide reductase iron-sulfur subunit A family protein, with translation MSTSGNTPSEHKGAARVGVYLCRCGGNISDHVDVDAVRERLAAVPGVAAARVNTFMCSDPGQQMIMEDLQSGLVDRVVVASCAPSLHETTFRAAIERAGANPYLYEHANIREQVSWVHHGEAATDKATLLVAAAAAKAAGLWPLEPIRVPARRHVTVVGGGAAGMRAALDLAGRGIPVALVEKSPFLGGGLARLSRVSPTGRSGEELVRELADAVLANPLIAVHSCAEVAGFSGYVGNFSLSVRRTPPDVLPDIGPSSLPEPGGYVPFAGVPAEAVPEAEETLALETGSVLLATGFSSYRPQSGEYGAGELPEVVTLPEFARLLGQGEGDKELAVNGRPVRSLALIHCVGSRQIPGIHEEREDGTLNEYCSRVCCTAALTAAVTVRERFPETRVYDLFRDIRTYGRGQEDIYTKAAQSGVVFMRFEAEEPPVVEKADGGGTPLRVRVRDTLTFGEELAVPVDLVVLATGMEPAPVGDLVEMMKLPVGADRFLLEVHPKLRPVELPTAGLLLAGTCQAPMDSGEACNTASAAAAKAAILLDRGEVSLNPFVATVDLARCVGTGACPGFCVDACLKEDALRMVEVEQDGTTVSRAQVEPALCMGCGACVAVCPKQAIEVSGWALSQYEAMVDAIVDDTVLGNTVLGAPESASESLPDPEEVSA